Genomic segment of Salvia hispanica cultivar TCC Black 2014 chromosome 2, UniMelb_Shisp_WGS_1.0, whole genome shotgun sequence:
TTGGATACCACgaactactactatttataaaaaaaattgagtcaAAATATTAGAGTGTGATTAGTAATAACTTCCTCTAACTTGTTACTTGAGAAGGTTTTTTTGCATatgaattaagaaaatgatgtaTAATGAGCTAAATTGtgagataataaaatactttggtgagagaaaattgttacttttttgtcaaaagagaaaatgaatcGGTTAATCTGAGGCGTCTCGAAAATTAATATGAATTAGTGAACCATGATCACGATGGAAAAAATGCTTATGAGGttgatatttctctttttctccctatataatatatttgatGAATGTATAAAGTTAAAGGAAACAAGAGCAACGGCTACAGAATATATGATTGTTTGGAAAagttaaagaagaaaatacaGTGTTGACAAATTGCCAACTGATTATGACTAATTAGCTGTAATTAGTTAAATGGGGGTTTAGTTTATCCATCTGTCCACAGTGAAGAAGTTATTATCGGGATTTGTACTAATCATTCATgattatggaattaattaaatcgagagatttgTGGATGAATAATGGTTCCCGAACATAATGACTCGAATCTTCggtctattaattaattgcgAGGTAATAATCAACGAATGAcaattgtttttccttgtGTAGATCGATCCTATATCAGTATAAGCTTGATGAGTGTATCCATTAGCACGTCTTGATTTTACTCTTATATGGGGAATTACTCCATGTGTTGCTTGACGTAAAATATGTATTACAAATTTGCTTCAGTCTTTTGCTGATTTTTTATATGGCTCGGTAGATAATAGTTAGATAAGCCGAtgattttttccaaaatatgcGTGAGTATAATATATACCGAGGTACGCACTTATAAGTATCTTAGAGTTCCACCCTTAGGAACATGAACAAAAAATACTCGAATTCGCACAACCTTGAGAACACCCTCGAAAAGTATTATGTCATGTGGTCGTACCTAACCGAGTAGCTCTAAAAGCGTCTGTACAAGCTCGCAACAAAGGTTCTCATCTTGCTATTAAGGATAAATACAAACATTTCCATAACTTGTCCTTTCAACACAATGAATTGCCAATGTCTTGCGTTGCATGCATTAGAATACATATCAACACCctataaatagattatatacACACCAAAAATCGTTTGCgacaacaattaaataattacgtGCATACCTAAAAACCACAATGTGCCAATATATATCCAACTGCAAGAATCaccaaataattattaattaaaaaactttCATCTAAACAAACAAACCCTAAATTTAATGTAGATTGTGACAATAATTGCTTAGATGTGgctattactatatttatggTTTGAAGCATAATACGATGCATTCTTGTACATGTTACACCTTTGTTCGTAAAggtaaaaaaacataaaaataaccCATGTGACAAAAATTGGCCCAATAGTTTGGCACTATTTCTATATTAAACCAAACTAAAAGTTACTTTCCACTGCCGCTgttttattatcaatttaagtGTGACAACACTAATAACTATTGGTGTGATTATGAATGCAATAAATGAGATACAATCGAGACTACAAGTTCATGATAAAATCATTGCCTCAGTCGTagagttgttttttaattttactttacaTGTACGATCGATCGAGGTAAGAGTAGAAGGTTATCGTCGTTTCATAAGCAAGAACATCTAGAGACTCTCACGTGTGTGCAACCTTTATCTctaatttattctaatttttttattaaaatcataaaataaaatcttatgtTATCGATGAAATTGGACATCTTCATAGCTACAAGGGTATTACCAAAGACATCTTAATTCATCCACAAAATAGTAAGAAACCAAGTTTATAAAATCCTTTGGTAAGATAAAATCCGAGCTGTCACCGTCGTGCCTAAACGTGGGTTAAGGAATATAATAACATGTTAAATAGAGGTAATTAAAAGGGAAGTGTACCAATTGTGGACTAATAAATTAAGGATATGGtgtaaaaattcaatttttaaaagggGTGGCCAAAACACCATTCCCGAGGGCAACATAATAGGTAGAAATATCAAGGGTTGattattcttaaattatagTCCTACTCCAATTTATCCAATTACCTCAATTAGTCTTTCTCTACACTTGGCGAAATAAAGATTTACACTTTAAACCATTCACAAAATTGACTACTATTATACCACTGTCCaagtaaaattgaaacaaatttaTTCTGATCTTCTTCATAAAAAAAGTATACTTTGGTTGTGAATTATTTACtctttattactactattgttTATTAATATGCTATAAAATCCGCAACTATTATGATCCACCTCAAAGTGAAAAAGTTGTGTTGGCATAaagtttatttgatttaatcaCTTTACTAGTTAACAAACAATTCTAATATTTAGCGCGGGAGACTACAATCGTCCCTAATCCGTCCCGCATAAAGTCATAAATTTTTCTTATGATTGATCGAAAACGTTATAACTGTTATCCATTTCTATAGTTTTTTTAGAGCATATATCAAccgatttcattttttaacataatgAAATAGTACAATTTTACCTTTAACGAAAGTTAAAACATTTTCTTGCCTCTTACATTCATTACTTTACGCTGATAATCACTCATTCACACTTATAACTTATAACTTTGCCCcaatattattatgaatacGAGTATAATTGGAATAGTAGTGCATGAACAATTGAACATGGCAATAGTAACATGCAtgttagtaataaattttggcCTTATCAATAAAGCATAGGAAGCatggtttttttatatactttaataattttataaagtatttGCTCAGTTATCATAAGCTTCTGGAGCGAGAATCCCAATGCTGAGGCTTTTTTAAAAGGTATttctaaataaagaaaaatatataaaaaaatagattggGGCTCTTTCATTCAGAACAAAGTCAGTTGAGTAAGTGGCTTTTCATGTGAAGCTATGTGCTTTATAATTACTCCCCAACAATACTtctttattactactatatatacatTCTTTTCCAAGAGTAGCTAGAATGAGtaaataatggagtattttacctttatatttttcacatttttttactcttttatACTTTGCTTAGATAGGTTGCCAAAGTTggaactaaaattaaaacgGATTGGATAATtgcaaaaattgcaaatttttttattttatactccctccatcccggataattcgggtcactttgaccggataCGGGTTCTAAAAATTGTACTAATgaaaagtaagttgaaaaagttagtggaatgtgggtcctagcTTTAtataaagtattagttttacaataaaatgtaagtaggaatgagttagtggaatatgaggtccactaccaaaaatggtaaaagtgaaatgagacaaattatgtgggacggaccgaaatggaaaattgggacgaattatccgggacggagggagtagtaatttaatatttttaaagtgtTGGAACAACTAAAATGTGGagtaagtatttttttatttttttttttgtgatttattatgttaaaatgataaatctaAATATGTGAAAATACCTAAAGGAATAAATACGGAAGCAACCGACTTTGCAGAAGTAGAAGTGAAGAGTGACAAATAATGCATTCACCAAataataattctatttttaaataaaaattaaaagataccATAATTTACAAACAGACCCCTCTATTTGCGTGTATTTCCGATTGAGCCCATCCCTTTCACTAATAAAAAACCCACCATTTCTCTTCTTCACTTTCAACAAACACCGTTCCTCTCTCTCTACCGTTACTGCGCTTTTCTCACAGAGAAACTgtgattttttcaattgtaaTTCAGTAATGGAGTACTTCGCCGCTGATTATGCTGAATTCTCGTCGGTGGAAAATGGCAACAATAGCAATGGCGTCCATTTCACGGTGGATGATTTGCTCGATTTTTCCAAGGAGGATGAGACCATGACCGACGCATTTTTCGAGAGCTTGCCGGTCAATTCCGGCGATTCCTCCACTGTTACGGCGGTTGATAGCTGCAATTCGTCGGTCTCCGGCGGCGGAGACGGCCAATTCAACGGCAATATCAGCTGCCGCAGCTATAATGAGGTTCAATTCTCCGGCAACGAACTCTGCGTTCCGGTAATTTTCCCTTCCCCAATTTTtcaattcgattttttttttttacttttttccttttttttgctttatttctgCATGGAACGTGTGCACCAGTATTGTGTgaccattttccttttccttttttctttttttttttaaatttttatcccGCCGACAGTCTTTTCGTTGAAGAAGAGTGAATTTTCAGcaacaattttcaaattagggctaataatttatcaatttgataattgcgtgattaaaattgaatttgaatctaactaattattcatattcaaattcaaattcaaattcaacaaaacagTATGATGATTTAACGGAGCTGGAATGGCTGTCGAATTTCGTGGAGGAATCATTCTCAACCGACGAACACCGCTTCATCCCCACCGCCGCCGTGAAATCCGTCTCCGCCGacacctcctcctccttcaTCACCTCACaatctcctcctcctccgccgccggcCGTCTTCCCATCCGACGTCTCAGTCCCGGGGAAAGCCCGCAGCAAGCGCAGCCGCGCGCCGCCGTGCGACTGGTCCTCCCGCCTCCTCCTGGTGAAGGCGGCGCCGCCGGAGGCCCCGCCCCGGAAATGCCTCCACTGCGCGTCGGAGAAGACGCCGCAGTGGAGGACGGGCCCGATGGGCCCGAAGACGCTCTGCAACGCCTGCGGAGTCCGGTACAAGTCGGGCCGCCTCGTGCCGGAGTACCGGCCGGCGGCGAGCCCGACTTTCGTCTCGGCGAGGCACTCGAACTCGCACCGGAAGGTGATGGAGCTGCGGCGGCAGAAGGATGTGATGCAGAGGCAGCAGATGATCGGCGGCGTTTTCAACGGCTGTGATGAGTTCCTTATTCATCACCGGAGTAGCATCAACGGCCACGATTTGAGGCACATGATGATGAACTAGTACGGAAgctaatttttagttttgagaGTCATAACCACTAaattttcctaattttaatGTCACCTTTTTACTTAggtatttgatttttttttttttaaatagaagTTGGAGGGAGAACTTTGTAATGCATTTTGTtacttcaattttgatttcataCTTAGATTTTGCACAATTTAGTTTTCTAATTAGTGAAGTGAAATTTGAGAGAGTTGATTAAAGTTGATTGTTGGTAAAGCAAAGATGGTGAATATTTATGGAGGGGTGAGACAAAGTGTGGATGAAGAAATATCAGCTGGAAAAGTAGTTGCAATCATGGGAATGGGTGCAAGCTTTTTTCACGGTCATCTGGGGGGTCTATTTCTTGAAAGTTTGGGAATTTGCACATGGATGtccttttttctaaaaaaatccCGTCTAATGCGAGCAATAatacttctctattatttcGTGATcgtgattatttaattacacGACGTATGAATTGATAAAAAGATGTATTTTCAGATTAATACGATCAATAATGATTCTCTATTTATCTCGGGAACGTGATTACTCACttttacaataatattaatttgttaatagGGAAACGTCTTATTAGCTAAACAGTGTTTTGTGTCACACATGAATGCCAATTTCATCTCAATCAAATACGCAATCCCACTTTTATCTCAATTTACTATGCAATCCCACCTCTTAAAATATATCGGTGTACACTTCAGAAATGTAGCATTCTTGATCTTTTGAGATTGTActatttactactccatataaataATTCGTTTAGTTAATTAAGTTGATCTTTTCTACCAAACAAACGCATCCGCGCCCTATACAATCtataaaaactttattttaatttcaagtaaATTGAA
This window contains:
- the LOC125204135 gene encoding GATA transcription factor 12-like; the protein is MEYFAADYAEFSSVENGNNSNGVHFTVDDLLDFSKEDETMTDAFFESLPVNSGDSSTVTAVDSCNSSVSGGGDGQFNGNISCRSYNEVQFSGNELCVPYDDLTELEWLSNFVEESFSTDEHRFIPTAAVKSVSADTSSSFITSQSPPPPPPAVFPSDVSVPGKARSKRSRAPPCDWSSRLLLVKAAPPEAPPRKCLHCASEKTPQWRTGPMGPKTLCNACGVRYKSGRLVPEYRPAASPTFVSARHSNSHRKVMELRRQKDVMQRQQMIGGVFNGCDEFLIHHRSSINGHDLRHMMMN